The sequence below is a genomic window from Gammaproteobacteria bacterium.
GTGGGCGGCCGTACGGCCGGTTGTCCCCTCTCCCAAGACCGGGAGAGGGCCAGGGTGAGGGTTCAGGTTTCAACCCCGGCGTGTGTTCACCCCTCACCCTGTCCCTCTCCCCTCAAGGGGAGAGGGGGTAATAGCAACGATGCCACCCAACGGCGGGGGATTTAGTGATCCCCTGTCAAAGAAATTAAAATTACCGGGTTGCTGTTGCGGCACAGGGAGGTGCCGCCATTGGCGCCAGCCGCTGGGCGCCCGCGCCCTATCCGCCATGTCGCAAAATGGCACGCGGATTTCTCGGGTGGCCGTCAAACAGCTCAGGACGAACTGTTTGATGGCCGAGTCAATAAGGCGAAACAAGATGATTAGATCTACGACACTTCCGGCGGCGCTGTTGATGGCGACGTTGCTGGCCGCTTGTGACTATCACAGTGGGGAACCGGAACAGGGTCCGGCCGGGACCGGGCCGGGAGGAGGGCAGAGAGTGGTGGCGGCACCGCAAGACCGGTCCCCGGCTGCCGAGGCGTTCCGTCAACACTGCAGCAAGTGCCACGGCCTGCCCGAGCCTGAGAGCCACACTGCCGGCCAATGGCCGCTGGTGGTAGTCCGTATGCGTCAGCACATGCGCGACGGGGCGGATACACCCTCCGATGAGACCTTGCAGGAAATCGTGAGTTATCTGCAGGCCCGGGCCGGCCCGGACTGAGGACCAAAGTCTGCCGGGAAGCATGAAGATGAGAATATCCGGTTGATTGGAAAATTTCCCCGGCCCTTGTCCAGGGCCGACAGAAACATCTCCCGCGCCAGGGACTTGCCGCGCAAGACGCCGTCGATATTAACCACCGGCCTTGATAAACCCGGGTCGCGCGCTTCCAC
It includes:
- a CDS encoding cytochrome c — encoded protein: MIRSTTLPAALLMATLLAACDYHSGEPEQGPAGTGPGGGQRVVAAPQDRSPAAEAFRQHCSKCHGLPEPESHTAGQWPLVVVRMRQHMRDGADTPSDETLQEIVSYLQARAGPD